From a single Scomber japonicus isolate fScoJap1 chromosome 12, fScoJap1.pri, whole genome shotgun sequence genomic region:
- the LOC128369687 gene encoding transmembrane protein 200C, giving the protein MIATGGLLRMNRRQDSLRSKNRAENKRKRKSKKKKKNDVVVVKGKLNLCSPAGLVAGVGVIVLMVGISMAVLGYWPSQNQHEYQERRRTGAYHPNRMSYSKSPPVSSNITNDKPPSGQTQLLNHSHSNSSVPDPAPHCGFLCDFMNNYLYSDNLKVFGPLVMGIGIFLFICANAVLHENRDKKTKIINLRDIYSTVIDLHSIRSKEYSPLNGLVNYTQSRSAEGPSGSFPASGMLTRSSWPSTGLGFQSELGGDEVFRRPSLASRPRSWSRDVQTFTDTVYSIYKDYSNSSEQAPQPRQWETTSIVTSSVNAFTLPVIKLNNCEVEESERVEAEGRSEEGVVIEAAADDIREEGQASSSQIDETDSKEKDVSMTDSPPPQQSHEDISTDTADQQEAQQAQTQLQWTPLFPPSPVARAMGSRLSLNSLTDQPRSTRRCSLSVSVCRQGDRARRFSCPRLERTNSKGYIKLTDLGGESFEAPDTDTSLVATEQKVAKDTAAEAQGEEDLVIPSTSAES; this is encoded by the coding sequence ATGATAGCCACAGGTGGCCTGCTGCGCATGAACAGGCGCCAGGATTCACTCCGGTCCAAAAACCGAGCGGAAAACAAACGGAAGCGGAAAtccaagaaaaagaagaagaacgatGTGGTGGTGGTTAAGGGGAAGCTCAATTTGTGCTCCCCAGCTGGTTTGGTGGCTGGTGTTGGAGTTATAGTTCTCATGGTTGGGATTTCCATGGCCGTGCTGGGCTACTGGCCTAGCCAGAACCAACATGAGTACCAGGAGCGCCGCAGAACTGGAGCATACCACCCCAACAGGATGAGTTATTCCAAAAGCCCACCTGTTTCCTCCAACATCACCAATGATAAGCCTCCTTCTGGCCAGACACAATTATTAAATCATAGCCATTCTAACAGCAGTGTCCCTGACCCCGCTCCTCACTGTGGCTTCCTCTGTGACTTTATGAATAATTACCTGTACTCAGACAATCTAAAAGTCTTCGGACCACTGGTAATGGGAATTGGCATTTTCCTCTTTATTTGCGCCAATGCAGTCCTGCACGAAAACCGAGACAAGAAAACGAAAATCATCAACCTGAGGGATATCTATTCCACAGTTATTGATCTACACAGCATACGGTCAAAAGAATACTCACCTCTAAACGGTTTAGTGAACTACACCCAGTCAAGGAGTGCTGAGGGCCCATCGGGCTCATTCCCTGCAAGTGGGATGCTCACTCGCAGTTCCTGGCCTTCCACTGGACTTGGTTTCCAGAGCGAGTTAGGTGGTGATGAGGTGTTCAGACGTCCGTCACTGGCCAGCAGGCCACGCAGCTGGTCCAGAGATGtccagaccttcacagacactgTCTACAGCATCTACAAAGACTACAGCAATAGCAGCGAGCAGGCCCCACAGCCCCGACAGTGGGAGACCACCTCCATTGTCACCTCCTCTGTGAACGCTTTCACCCTCCCTGTCATCAAACTGAACAACTGTGAAGTGGAGGAGTCTGAGAGAGTGGAGGCAGAGGGGCGCTCAGAGGAAGGGGTGGTTATTGAGGCAGCTGCTGATGACattagagaggaaggacaggccAGCAGCAGCCAGATTGACGAGACAGACAGCAAGGAGAAGGACGTCTCAATGACGGATTCACCCCCGCCCCAGCAGAGCCATGAGGATATATCCACAGACACAGCTGACCAACAGGAGGCGCAACAGGCCCAGACTCAGCTCCAGTGGACCCCACTGTTTCCTCCATCACCTGTTGCCAGGGCAATGGGGTCACGGCTGTCACTCAACTCCCTCACAGATCAACCTAGGTCTACACGTCGCTGCagcctgtctgtgtctgtgtgtcgtCAAGGCGACAGAGCTAGGCGCTTCAGCTGCCCTCGTCTGGAGCGCACCAACAGTAAGGGCTACATCAAGCTGACTGACCTGGGGGGCGAATCCTTCGAAGCCCCTGACACAGACACTTCTTTAGTGGCCACTGAACAGAAAGTAGCAAAGGACACAGCAGCAGAAGCTCAGGGAGAGGAAGACTTGGTGATACCCAGCACCTCTGCAGAATCCTAG